Proteins co-encoded in one Opitutus terrae PB90-1 genomic window:
- a CDS encoding ABC transporter permease has protein sequence MKMMLDRIRALLFRSRIDREMNEELRAHLERETEQNLARGLPPDEARYAALRAFGGVEQLKEREREARGGLWIDHTLRDLRMALRQLVKAPGFALAAVLILGIGIAGNTVVFSLVNGIYLRPIPFPQPEQLVDIDITAPKWNLVYTGINYDAFEAWRQENQTFAGMAHWRGGAFNLAIAGRSEHLPGQQVTHDLAEVFGVQPALGRMFRADEELRGGPKIALIGYHLWQEWFAGDPAVIGKTITVDSEPHEIIGVLPPTAVFPSRAAVWLPFAEKPNRQGWAGNAIGRLKPGVTVEQASADLLRIHRAHIPDAKEYEVTSPVVQPLLWRYLGRDRTIGVVLQGAVLVLLLIAGANIAGLVLARTLARLPELGLRAALGASRFQLLRQLLVESIVLAALGGAAGHLLGRWLLAGALRLFPDLPAWSRFDMDWRFAAFIIGLTALGVLVAGLIPARHVLSRVDVRSVMGPAAQQATHPASRLATLRILVVGEIALALLLLFVAGLLGRAFLRVQQINPGVQPERRLIYGLSLPSAAYRDNASRLAFFEQHLARLRALPDVEAASVSTILPFSGTHSGSFFEPEGGLPGGPDAKSPVILTRICMPEYFATIGITFAAGQGFTEQNWHYKIIVNETLAQLFWPGQNAVGKRMRSRGSNDPWLEVVGVARDVRHYGLEREVRPGVYVPFHAMPQAAAGVVVRTRGEPEALAPTVRTLLQEQDPSLPLMGISTLEKMIGQSLFLRRMYSGMTVLFALVAVAMAMAGLYGIVAYVVGQRTREFGIRLALGAPLRELLRLVLREGARLAAAGFGFGIPAGILAGFALSRLLYGIRPWDPLTIVAATLLLGLIVGCACLAPARRAARVNVIEVLRNE, from the coding sequence ATGAAAATGATGCTCGATCGGATTCGCGCGCTGCTGTTCCGCTCGCGAATTGATCGCGAGATGAACGAGGAGCTGCGCGCGCATCTCGAACGCGAGACCGAGCAGAACCTTGCACGCGGGCTGCCGCCGGACGAGGCGCGCTACGCCGCGCTGCGCGCGTTCGGCGGTGTCGAGCAGCTCAAGGAACGCGAGCGCGAGGCACGCGGCGGACTCTGGATTGACCATACGTTGCGCGATCTTCGCATGGCGCTCCGCCAGCTCGTCAAGGCCCCCGGCTTCGCGCTCGCCGCCGTGCTCATCCTCGGGATCGGCATCGCGGGCAATACGGTGGTTTTCAGTTTGGTAAACGGGATCTATCTGCGACCGATTCCGTTTCCGCAGCCGGAGCAGCTCGTCGATATCGATATCACCGCACCGAAGTGGAATCTCGTGTACACGGGAATCAACTACGATGCGTTCGAGGCGTGGCGGCAGGAGAATCAGACCTTCGCCGGCATGGCCCACTGGCGGGGCGGCGCTTTCAACCTCGCCATCGCCGGCCGCAGCGAGCACCTCCCCGGCCAGCAGGTCACCCACGATCTCGCTGAGGTCTTCGGGGTGCAGCCCGCGCTCGGCCGGATGTTTCGCGCCGACGAGGAGCTGCGCGGTGGACCGAAAATCGCCTTGATCGGCTATCACCTCTGGCAGGAATGGTTCGCCGGCGACCCGGCCGTCATTGGCAAGACGATCACCGTCGATTCCGAACCGCATGAAATCATCGGCGTGCTGCCGCCGACCGCCGTGTTTCCGTCGCGCGCCGCCGTCTGGCTGCCGTTTGCGGAAAAACCCAACCGGCAGGGCTGGGCGGGCAACGCGATCGGCCGGCTGAAGCCCGGCGTCACGGTCGAACAGGCGAGTGCGGATCTGCTCCGCATCCATCGCGCTCACATTCCCGACGCGAAGGAGTACGAAGTCACCTCGCCCGTGGTGCAGCCGCTGCTCTGGCGATATCTCGGCCGCGACCGCACGATCGGCGTGGTGCTGCAGGGCGCGGTGCTGGTGCTGCTCCTGATCGCCGGCGCCAATATCGCCGGGCTGGTGCTGGCGCGGACGCTCGCGCGCCTGCCGGAACTCGGATTGCGCGCCGCGCTCGGCGCCTCCCGGTTCCAATTGCTGCGCCAGCTTCTGGTCGAGAGCATCGTGTTGGCGGCGCTTGGTGGAGCGGCCGGACACTTGCTCGGTCGCTGGTTGCTCGCCGGCGCGCTCCGGCTGTTTCCCGACCTGCCAGCGTGGAGCCGCTTCGACATGGACTGGCGGTTCGCGGCGTTCATCATCGGCCTCACCGCACTCGGCGTACTCGTCGCGGGGCTGATCCCCGCGCGCCACGTGCTCAGCCGGGTCGACGTGCGCAGCGTGATGGGGCCGGCGGCGCAGCAGGCCACTCACCCGGCGAGCCGGCTGGCCACCTTGCGAATACTCGTGGTCGGCGAGATCGCGCTCGCGCTGCTGCTGCTGTTCGTCGCTGGCTTGTTGGGCCGGGCGTTTCTGCGGGTGCAACAGATCAATCCCGGCGTTCAGCCCGAGCGGCGGCTCATCTACGGACTGTCGCTGCCCTCGGCCGCGTATCGCGACAATGCTTCCCGCCTCGCCTTCTTCGAACAACACCTCGCCCGGTTGCGGGCTCTGCCCGACGTCGAGGCCGCGAGCGTTTCCACCATCCTGCCTTTTTCGGGCACGCATTCCGGCAGCTTTTTTGAACCGGAAGGCGGCTTGCCTGGCGGGCCGGACGCAAAGTCGCCGGTCATCCTCACGCGCATCTGTATGCCGGAATACTTCGCAACGATCGGCATTACCTTTGCTGCGGGTCAAGGGTTCACCGAGCAGAACTGGCACTACAAGATCATCGTCAACGAGACGCTCGCGCAGCTGTTCTGGCCGGGGCAGAACGCCGTCGGCAAACGGATGCGTTCCCGCGGCAGCAACGATCCGTGGCTCGAGGTCGTCGGCGTCGCCCGCGACGTCCGCCACTATGGACTCGAGCGTGAGGTGCGCCCGGGCGTGTACGTGCCTTTCCATGCCATGCCGCAGGCAGCCGCCGGAGTCGTCGTGCGCACCCGGGGCGAGCCGGAAGCGCTCGCTCCCACCGTGCGCACGTTGCTGCAGGAGCAGGATCCGTCGCTGCCGCTGATGGGCATCAGCACGTTGGAGAAGATGATTGGGCAATCGCTGTTCCTCCGCCGGATGTATTCCGGCATGACCGTCCTCTTCGCGCTGGTCGCCGTCGCGATGGCGATGGCCGGGCTCTACGGCATCGTCGCCTACGTCGTGGGTCAGCGCACACGCGAGTTCGGCATCCGGCTCGCGCTGGGCGCGCCGCTGCGCGAGCTGTTGCGGCTCGTGCTGCGCGAGGGCGCCCGGCTGGCCGCCGCGGGATTCGGGTTCGGCATTCCCGCCGGCATCCTGGCGGGGTTCGCGCTTTCCCGGCTGCTTTACGGCATCCGGCCGTGGGACCCGCTGACTATCGTCGCCGCGACCTTGCTGCTGGGATTGATCGTCGGCTGCGCGTGCCTGGCGCCCGCCCGCCGCGCGGCCCGGGTCAATGTCATCGAGGTGCTGCGCAACGAGTGA
- a CDS encoding ABC transporter permease — MASLHRLWSHLLALLRRGRLDREMDEELRAHLDRETEQNLARGLSPADARYAALRAFGGVEQIKERARDDRGFVWLEQLAQDIRQAARQLMRAPGFTATVVLTLALGLGVNTSVFLLVSDFFLRPLAVKEPGELVHVLQKSPRFGFPLNLSFPDFLDFRKAIATDGETDAAMAAAFSDVLAYQQLTVSLGRTDAGAERTWIAAVSDNFFSALGLEPAHGRLFAANEGRVPGADPIIVLTEACWRSRFGGDPRVIGQPATINALTFTIVGVTPTGFHGAQWSDAMSGFVPASMLPVLQPANGGVLDNRGQLAFNVIARQRPEVTLEQAQSAAEVVLARLIATYPEYHAPARAQLLPERWSRPAPKASRFTISIMAVLAIGALLVLGMAVANAANLLFARAVARERELAVRGALGASRWRLLRPLLVEAVLMAILAGAFALVLADWVDAWLRSLLAVLGDIPPLAEHGADWRVFVFTGGMALVAGVLAALWPALRAARQDVLPMLKEASPTPGKSHHRLRSLLVVTQVTLACIVLIAAGLGLRSTRALAGVHPGFRSDHLLLASYDLSLQRYVLRNGLLRAQQFHAEVLDRVARLPGVKSVSLAERVPFDVDPSMAGDVVPQGRRGGDNTRFRLTPVHAVTHTFLETMGIPLASGRDFRASDDRNAPPVAIVTESLARRLWPGEPAIGRRLVINGGAPTEIVGVIRDGRFVALADPSWEAVYLPLAQNFRGGVTLVVRTEGEPLALAQAVERQIRAMEPDLPVYNVRTMEQQIAQSPMALMPLRFGAAVVGMQGLLALVLALTGIYGLVSFHVARRTREIGVRMALGATAANVVRAVAQQGVRLTLTGLALGLPLAYGAILPLKGLLYGTPANDGLVFAGIGSLILMIALLASGIPAWRAARVNPVDTLRAE; from the coding sequence ATGGCTTCGCTCCACCGCTTATGGTCGCATCTCTTGGCCCTCCTTCGTCGAGGACGGCTCGACCGCGAAATGGACGAGGAACTCCGCGCGCATCTAGACCGCGAGACCGAGCAAAACCTCGCCCGCGGCCTGTCGCCGGCCGACGCCCGCTACGCTGCGCTGCGCGCGTTCGGCGGCGTCGAGCAGATCAAGGAGCGCGCGCGGGACGACCGCGGCTTCGTCTGGCTCGAGCAACTCGCGCAGGACATCCGGCAGGCCGCCCGGCAACTGATGCGAGCGCCCGGCTTCACCGCCACCGTCGTGCTCACGCTCGCGCTCGGCTTGGGCGTGAACACGAGCGTATTCCTCCTGGTGAGCGACTTCTTCCTGCGCCCGCTGGCGGTGAAGGAGCCAGGAGAACTCGTCCATGTTCTCCAGAAAAGTCCTCGGTTCGGATTCCCGCTGAACCTGTCCTTCCCTGATTTTCTCGATTTTCGAAAAGCGATCGCGACGGACGGCGAAACCGATGCCGCGATGGCGGCGGCTTTTTCCGACGTGCTCGCATACCAGCAGCTCACGGTGTCGTTGGGCCGGACGGACGCCGGGGCCGAGCGAACGTGGATTGCTGCGGTGAGCGACAACTTCTTTTCGGCCTTGGGCCTGGAGCCGGCGCACGGTCGGTTGTTCGCGGCCAACGAGGGCCGCGTCCCCGGCGCCGATCCGATCATCGTGTTGACGGAAGCCTGCTGGCGCAGCCGCTTCGGCGGCGATCCTCGCGTCATCGGTCAGCCGGCGACGATCAACGCGCTCACCTTCACGATCGTCGGCGTCACCCCCACGGGGTTTCACGGCGCCCAGTGGTCCGACGCCATGAGCGGTTTCGTGCCCGCCTCGATGTTGCCCGTGCTGCAGCCGGCCAACGGCGGCGTGTTGGACAATCGCGGTCAGTTGGCCTTCAACGTCATCGCGCGCCAGCGCCCGGAGGTGACGCTGGAGCAGGCGCAATCCGCAGCCGAAGTCGTCCTCGCGCGGCTTATCGCGACCTACCCGGAATACCACGCACCGGCACGAGCCCAGCTACTGCCCGAACGGTGGAGTCGGCCCGCGCCCAAAGCGTCCCGTTTCACCATTTCCATCATGGCGGTACTGGCGATTGGCGCGTTGCTGGTACTGGGCATGGCGGTCGCGAATGCGGCCAATCTGCTGTTCGCGCGCGCCGTGGCGCGCGAGCGCGAGTTGGCGGTGCGCGGTGCGCTCGGCGCCTCGCGCTGGCGGTTGCTCCGGCCCCTGCTCGTCGAAGCCGTGCTCATGGCAATCCTCGCCGGCGCGTTTGCGCTGGTCCTGGCGGATTGGGTGGATGCGTGGCTGAGGTCGCTGCTGGCTGTGTTGGGCGACATTCCGCCGTTGGCCGAGCACGGCGCGGACTGGCGCGTCTTCGTCTTCACCGGTGGGATGGCGCTCGTCGCCGGCGTGCTGGCAGCGCTCTGGCCCGCGCTCCGGGCGGCACGCCAGGACGTATTGCCGATGCTGAAGGAAGCCTCGCCGACACCGGGGAAATCGCACCACCGGTTGCGGAGCCTGCTCGTCGTGACGCAGGTTACCCTGGCGTGCATCGTCCTCATCGCTGCAGGACTCGGCCTGCGCAGCACGCGCGCGCTGGCCGGCGTTCATCCCGGTTTTCGGTCCGACCACCTGCTACTGGCTTCCTACGATTTGAGCCTGCAACGTTACGTGTTGCGCAACGGTCTTCTGCGCGCGCAGCAATTTCACGCCGAGGTGCTCGACCGGGTCGCGCGGCTGCCGGGCGTGAAGAGCGTCAGCCTCGCCGAACGCGTGCCGTTCGACGTCGATCCCAGTATGGCCGGAGATGTTGTTCCCCAAGGGCGGCGCGGAGGTGACAACACGCGTTTCCGGCTCACGCCCGTGCACGCCGTGACGCACACGTTTCTGGAAACGATGGGCATCCCCCTCGCGTCCGGCCGCGACTTTCGCGCCAGCGACGACAGGAATGCACCGCCCGTCGCGATCGTCACCGAGTCGCTCGCGCGCCGGCTTTGGCCGGGCGAGCCCGCCATCGGCCGCCGGCTCGTCATTAACGGCGGCGCGCCGACTGAAATCGTCGGCGTGATCCGTGATGGCAGGTTTGTCGCGCTAGCGGACCCGTCTTGGGAAGCGGTATATCTGCCCTTGGCCCAAAACTTCCGCGGCGGCGTGACGCTCGTCGTGCGCACCGAGGGCGAACCACTGGCGCTGGCGCAGGCGGTCGAGCGCCAGATCCGCGCGATGGAGCCCGATCTGCCCGTCTACAACGTCCGCACCATGGAGCAACAGATCGCGCAGAGCCCGATGGCGTTGATGCCGCTTCGCTTTGGCGCTGCGGTGGTGGGAATGCAGGGATTGCTGGCGCTCGTGCTCGCGTTGACCGGTATCTACGGACTGGTGTCGTTCCATGTCGCCCGCCGCACGCGCGAGATCGGGGTGCGCATGGCCCTCGGAGCCACCGCCGCGAACGTGGTCCGCGCGGTCGCGCAGCAGGGCGTCCGGCTGACGCTCACCGGCTTGGCGTTGGGCCTGCCGCTCGCCTATGGTGCGATCTTGCCATTGAAGGGCCTCCTCTACGGCACCCCAGCGAACGACGGGCTCGTGTTTGCCGGCATCGGGTCGCTGATCCTCATGATCGCGCTGTTGGCGAGCGGCATCCCGGCCTGGCGGGCCGCGCGCGTGAACCCGGTGGACACGTTGCGCGCGGAGTGA
- a CDS encoding PadR family transcriptional regulator — translation MEKIDLLQGNLEMMILRVLSTGPQHGWSIAQRIHVLSAETLKIEEGSLYLALYRMQRKRWLKARWGTSENNRRAKYYELTEAGLRQLENQHSAWERLCTAIATVMHAEL, via the coding sequence ATGGAAAAAATCGACCTCCTCCAGGGAAACCTCGAAATGATGATCCTCCGCGTGCTTAGCACCGGACCGCAGCACGGATGGAGCATCGCGCAACGCATCCACGTCCTCTCCGCGGAGACGCTGAAAATCGAGGAGGGTTCGCTCTACCTCGCGCTCTACCGCATGCAGCGCAAACGCTGGCTCAAGGCCCGGTGGGGCACGTCCGAAAACAACCGCCGCGCCAAGTACTACGAGCTCACCGAGGCCGGCCTCCGCCAGCTTGAAAACCAGCACAGCGCCTGGGAACGACTCTGCACCGCGATCGCCACGGTGATGCACGCCGAATTGTAG
- a CDS encoding N-acyl homoserine lactonase family protein: MNHQTRLGTALWAALFALLTANASNAPQRAKITLTRLDGGTVAANDLNVFSDTSAYPGQSKTLAVSCYLIRHGDDYLLWDAGLPAEMKGKPIDPKAPMDATLTLTLEEQLKKLGVDPAAISYVALSHYHFDHVGQLPRFAHAKLLIGARDWAAITAHPPQAHADPAPLLPWIGGGGQVELAQPDKDVFGDGTVVMLGLPGHTPGHCGLLVRLEKTGPVLLTGDVTHFAENYATDGVPTFNTDRAETLASLDRFKQLAANLHAAVIIQHEPADIAKLPTFPAAAE, from the coding sequence ATGAACCACCAGACCCGATTGGGAACAGCCTTGTGGGCAGCGCTCTTCGCCCTGCTGACCGCAAACGCCAGCAACGCGCCGCAACGCGCTAAAATCACGCTGACCCGGCTGGATGGCGGCACGGTCGCCGCCAACGACCTTAACGTGTTCTCGGATACGTCGGCGTATCCGGGGCAGTCGAAGACGCTGGCGGTGAGCTGCTATCTGATCCGTCACGGCGACGACTACCTGCTCTGGGACGCGGGCTTGCCGGCGGAAATGAAGGGCAAGCCGATCGATCCGAAGGCGCCGATGGATGCAACGCTCACGCTGACGCTGGAGGAACAGTTGAAGAAACTCGGCGTGGATCCGGCCGCGATCAGCTACGTCGCCCTGAGCCACTATCATTTCGATCACGTCGGTCAGCTGCCGCGGTTCGCGCATGCGAAGCTCCTGATCGGCGCTCGCGATTGGGCCGCGATCACCGCCCACCCGCCGCAGGCTCACGCCGACCCCGCACCGCTCCTGCCCTGGATTGGCGGAGGCGGCCAAGTGGAACTCGCCCAGCCCGACAAGGACGTGTTCGGCGACGGCACGGTCGTGATGCTCGGGCTGCCCGGCCACACGCCCGGCCATTGCGGACTGTTGGTCCGGCTCGAGAAAACCGGTCCGGTGTTGCTGACCGGCGATGTCACGCATTTCGCCGAGAACTACGCCACGGATGGCGTTCCGACCTTCAACACGGACCGCGCCGAGACCCTCGCCTCACTCGATCGTTTCAAGCAGCTCGCGGCGAATCTGCACGCGGCCGTCATCATCCAACATGAGCCGGCGGACATCGCCAAGCTGCCCACCTTCCCCGCCGCCGCAGAATAG
- a CDS encoding DUF5069 domain-containing protein, with protein sequence MINFAEPDLTQHPPRSPRARLGGFAQLPRLLEKARATLAGKNGEYVYGAMMDRQFFAFTGIEAPALLDAVKTGKSDSEMLAWITEHLQPRRTPAEIAQWSAWLESFAPGSASGHSWLAGKIAGYGPQRDDIRTYCDHLDLDDYVSFGGRG encoded by the coding sequence ATGATCAACTTCGCCGAGCCCGATCTTACCCAACATCCGCCGCGCAGCCCGCGGGCCCGGCTCGGCGGCTTCGCGCAACTCCCGCGGCTGCTCGAGAAAGCCCGCGCCACGCTCGCCGGCAAGAACGGCGAATACGTCTACGGCGCAATGATGGACCGGCAGTTCTTCGCCTTCACCGGCATCGAGGCGCCGGCGCTGCTCGATGCCGTGAAGACCGGCAAGTCCGACTCCGAGATGCTGGCGTGGATCACGGAACATCTGCAGCCGCGCCGCACGCCCGCCGAGATCGCCCAATGGTCCGCGTGGCTCGAATCATTCGCCCCCGGCAGTGCCTCTGGCCACAGCTGGCTCGCTGGCAAAATCGCCGGCTACGGCCCGCAGCGCGACGACATCCGCACCTACTGCGATCATCTCGATCTCGACGACTACGTGTCGTTCGGCGGCCGCGGCTGA
- a CDS encoding metal-dependent hydrolase, with translation MNVLSHALLPALAAAPLLPRRTPREFYAAAGIVALAGALPDVLHPHLSLAARYASWSHTVFAFTGGTMVFVLLAMFARRRLPLIALLLAPVAYASHLGLDGLSGGVAWLYPLSREVLSHRLIRYPYWFPIDVVLAATASATVLWMRWRFWTAESAGAAAQPRPSDRVC, from the coding sequence ATGAACGTCCTCTCGCACGCTCTCCTGCCCGCGCTGGCGGCGGCGCCGTTACTCCCGCGGCGGACCCCGCGCGAGTTCTACGCGGCGGCCGGCATCGTGGCGCTCGCCGGTGCGTTGCCCGACGTGTTGCACCCGCACCTGTCGCTCGCGGCGCGCTACGCGAGCTGGTCACACACCGTATTCGCTTTCACCGGCGGAACGATGGTCTTCGTGTTGCTCGCGATGTTCGCGCGTCGCCGGCTGCCGCTCATCGCCCTGCTGCTCGCGCCGGTCGCCTATGCCTCGCACCTCGGACTCGATGGCCTTTCCGGCGGTGTCGCCTGGCTCTACCCCCTCTCCCGCGAGGTGCTCAGTCACCGGTTGATTCGCTATCCCTACTGGTTCCCCATCGACGTCGTGCTCGCCGCGACCGCCAGCGCAACGGTGTTGTGGATGCGCTGGCGTTTCTGGACGGCCGAATCCGCGGGAGCGGCGGCACAGCCGCGCCCCAGCGATCGCGTGTGCTGA
- a CDS encoding nitroreductase family protein, which yields MKTNRRTFMKHAALLGAGVSLLELSPRAVAAAAAARAPGTPSNPTLDTIHALHSTHGNFTDQEIPEETLQAILAASVRSANASNMQCYSIVVVRDRETMKQICGYAGSRLLVYFADHNRLVASARALGHVHEPNTLTNLITATVDATLAAQNAALAARSLGVDYLPTNGVHRGDMSRLWKLLDLPPTYCFPVIALVLGYATEEPAHKTGRLTGPGVIHDGKYHAPTTEELAELTRRYDDPESHLQIGFGQQWKENGHPHYLDWMFTRWMKRRSAPSGEPTEIMKTIKRVGFLES from the coding sequence ATGAAAACCAACCGTCGCACGTTCATGAAACACGCCGCCCTGCTCGGCGCCGGCGTTTCGCTCCTCGAACTCTCGCCGCGTGCCGTGGCCGCTGCCGCTGCGGCGCGCGCGCCAGGAACACCGTCCAATCCGACGCTCGATACGATTCACGCGCTGCACTCCACCCACGGCAATTTCACTGATCAGGAGATTCCGGAGGAGACGCTGCAGGCGATCCTCGCGGCCTCGGTGCGATCCGCGAACGCGTCGAACATGCAGTGCTACTCCATCGTCGTCGTCCGCGACCGCGAGACGATGAAGCAGATCTGCGGCTACGCTGGCAGCCGGCTGTTGGTCTACTTCGCCGATCACAACCGACTCGTCGCCAGCGCGAGGGCCCTCGGCCACGTCCACGAGCCCAACACGCTGACGAATCTGATCACGGCGACAGTGGACGCCACCCTCGCCGCGCAGAACGCCGCGCTCGCCGCTCGCTCGCTCGGCGTCGACTACCTGCCGACTAACGGGGTGCATCGCGGCGATATGAGCCGGCTCTGGAAGCTGCTGGATCTTCCGCCGACGTATTGCTTTCCCGTCATCGCGCTCGTGCTGGGCTACGCCACCGAGGAGCCCGCGCACAAAACCGGCCGGCTGACGGGGCCTGGCGTCATTCACGATGGAAAGTATCACGCGCCTACCACCGAAGAACTCGCGGAGCTGACGCGCCGCTACGATGATCCGGAGAGCCACCTGCAGATCGGGTTCGGGCAGCAATGGAAGGAGAACGGTCACCCGCATTACCTCGACTGGATGTTCACGCGCTGGATGAAGCGACGGTCCGCGCCCTCCGGCGAACCGACCGAAATCATGAAGACGATTAAGCGCGTCGGTTTCCTTGAATCTTGA